A window of the Leptospira brenneri genome harbors these coding sequences:
- a CDS encoding EVE domain-containing protein — translation MKYWLFKTEPDVFSIDDLIREKLSYWEGVRNYQARNYLRDEVKLGDLVLFHHSRLDPPGIVGIAEVAKEATPDPYQFDPNHKYFDPKLKGTEPRWYGVHLKPHTKFKELISLDTLRNTKGLEKMVVTQKGSRLSIQPVTKKEFEIVVKMAK, via the coding sequence ATGAAGTATTGGCTTTTTAAAACAGAACCCGATGTGTTTTCCATCGACGACCTAATCAGAGAAAAACTCTCTTATTGGGAAGGCGTAAGAAATTACCAAGCACGTAATTATCTTCGCGATGAAGTGAAGTTAGGTGACTTGGTTCTGTTTCATCATAGTCGGCTGGATCCACCTGGTATTGTTGGAATTGCCGAAGTAGCAAAAGAAGCAACTCCCGACCCTTACCAATTTGATCCGAACCACAAATACTTTGATCCTAAACTGAAAGGTACAGAACCCAGATGGTATGGAGTCCACTTAAAACCCCATACCAAGTTTAAAGAATTAATTTCTTTGGATACACTTCGTAACACGAAGGGATTAGAGAAAATGGTTGTGACACAAAAAGGATCTCGGTTGTCGATTCAACCTGTGACTAAAAAGGAATTTGAGATTGTTGTCAAAATGGCAAAATAA
- a CDS encoding 1-acyl-sn-glycerol-3-phosphate acyltransferase: protein MQIAYNDLKHAVLGSGPMGIIIASVLAQKFDSITLWIPDKELVETLKKRRQTEIMGKTIDLPDHIDIVSSLDSFGRDDWVFHVAVPSRSFLDSVHALLEVLEPTNSYVFSFLTKGVLDSKNRKKTGFITYSQYLQNYLKERSFSNASVAVVNGPSLLGEILDEKFSFFNIGSTEKQTSEFLAEVLTSNFINTSVTDDVIGMEIVGVAKNPMAIASGIVSLLPRYGSNLLGEILSVGFQEVRDLAMRYGARPDTVMGRSGLADFITTATSNKSRNRGFGQKIVGELLSGGEKLSIKDRIEIFFTPRSFIERESTKWHDNVEGTYALSILIELANEIRLPFTLHRTLFDVLTRKQPPDALIDLICGKKTESKNIPLVVQKKVGLNLTSGIDFQNLLVDRIIKHINNMPGTVTRVKKQSSAVIESTQKRLTKATRKKQKLEEVKFETELEIWQRFQNCQKDEESTLVKELVRFYVTEIADNYSPTVRESVLRFVAPIRLFSGGFLKGSMIPHVGGKTEVVKALSSKYNLLYAPTHRSHLDSVEVAYSLFHLGLPVPRYAAGINLMSNPFWEWMLKSLGAYAVDRERTRNSLYLECLTLYSQVMLEQGIPSLVYPEGTRSRTGGIVPVKTGLLTTAVNAFRSSGTEIVIVPISVSYETVPEDNQFCNMPEDLGMAGFLAKRSNVYVEFCDPIPISEYAHTEDPTLELSYRITKGWKQYHKILPNQIVAKILVENDFSVEVSQSTMLVEDFISRHAGNYLTKDPEEVWEKGKRILEKRKMIEESNRVVHSKNDALLQYYASMIPEDEDKKY from the coding sequence ATGCAAATAGCCTACAACGACTTAAAACATGCAGTTCTGGGAAGCGGCCCCATGGGGATTATCATCGCTTCCGTTTTAGCACAAAAGTTCGACTCCATCACACTCTGGATTCCTGACAAAGAATTAGTAGAGACTTTAAAAAAACGCCGCCAAACCGAAATTATGGGAAAGACAATAGACCTTCCCGACCATATAGATATAGTCTCCAGTTTGGATTCTTTTGGTAGAGATGATTGGGTTTTTCATGTGGCAGTTCCATCCAGATCTTTTTTGGACAGTGTCCACGCTCTTTTGGAAGTTTTAGAACCCACAAATAGTTATGTTTTTTCTTTTTTAACGAAAGGAGTTTTGGATTCCAAAAATAGAAAAAAAACAGGATTCATCACATACTCTCAATACTTACAAAATTATTTAAAAGAAAGAAGTTTTTCCAATGCCTCTGTTGCTGTAGTCAACGGTCCTTCGCTTTTGGGAGAGATCTTGGATGAAAAATTTAGTTTCTTTAACATTGGATCTACAGAAAAACAAACATCCGAATTTCTTGCAGAAGTCCTCACTTCTAATTTTATCAATACTTCTGTTACCGATGATGTGATTGGAATGGAAATTGTTGGTGTGGCAAAAAATCCAATGGCCATTGCCAGTGGAATCGTATCTCTTCTTCCTCGTTATGGTTCAAACTTATTGGGAGAAATTTTATCTGTAGGATTTCAAGAAGTGAGAGATCTTGCCATGCGTTATGGTGCAAGACCAGATACAGTGATGGGTAGATCGGGTCTTGCCGATTTTATCACCACTGCAACTAGTAACAAAAGTAGAAACAGAGGGTTTGGACAAAAAATTGTCGGAGAACTTTTGTCAGGTGGTGAGAAGTTAAGTATCAAAGATCGAATCGAAATTTTTTTCACACCCAGATCTTTTATCGAAAGAGAATCGACCAAATGGCATGACAACGTAGAAGGAACTTATGCACTCAGTATTCTCATTGAACTTGCCAATGAAATTCGCCTGCCGTTTACTTTACACAGAACTCTATTTGATGTTCTCACAAGAAAACAACCACCAGATGCACTGATTGATTTGATTTGTGGTAAAAAAACAGAATCAAAAAACATTCCGCTCGTTGTTCAAAAGAAAGTTGGTTTAAACTTAACATCAGGAATTGATTTTCAAAATCTCCTTGTTGATCGAATCATCAAACATATTAACAATATGCCGGGAACTGTAACTCGAGTGAAAAAACAATCCTCAGCAGTCATTGAATCCACACAGAAACGACTGACAAAGGCCACTCGTAAAAAACAAAAACTGGAAGAAGTTAAATTTGAAACAGAATTAGAAATTTGGCAAAGATTTCAAAATTGTCAAAAAGACGAAGAAAGCACTCTCGTCAAAGAACTAGTTCGTTTTTATGTCACTGAAATTGCTGACAATTATAGTCCTACGGTTCGGGAATCTGTTCTGCGTTTTGTGGCTCCCATTCGCCTTTTCTCTGGTGGTTTTCTAAAAGGATCTATGATTCCTCACGTCGGTGGTAAAACAGAAGTGGTAAAAGCACTTTCTTCTAAATACAATTTATTGTATGCACCGACTCATAGATCTCACTTAGATTCAGTAGAAGTTGCTTATTCTCTATTTCATTTAGGATTACCTGTTCCTCGTTATGCGGCTGGTATCAACTTAATGTCCAATCCATTTTGGGAATGGATGTTAAAGTCACTCGGTGCCTATGCCGTAGATCGTGAGAGAACCAGAAACAGTTTGTATTTAGAATGCCTCACACTCTATTCACAAGTGATGTTGGAACAAGGAATTCCGTCACTAGTTTATCCAGAAGGAACTCGTTCTAGAACTGGGGGGATTGTTCCTGTAAAAACTGGATTATTAACTACAGCGGTAAATGCATTCCGAAGTTCAGGAACAGAGATTGTCATTGTTCCCATCTCTGTGTCTTATGAAACCGTTCCGGAAGATAACCAATTCTGCAATATGCCAGAAGATTTAGGGATGGCGGGATTTCTTGCTAAACGCTCTAACGTTTATGTTGAATTTTGTGATCCAATTCCTATTTCCGAATATGCACATACAGAAGATCCAACATTGGAGCTCAGTTACCGTATCACCAAAGGTTGGAAACAATATCATAAAATTCTACCAAACCAAATCGTTGCAAAAATCTTAGTTGAGAATGATTTTTCAGTCGAAGTATCACAGAGTACAATGTTAGTTGAAGACTTTATTTCCCGCCACGCTGGAAATTATCTCACAAAAGATCCGGAAGAAGTTTGGGAAAAAGGAAAACGAATTTTAGAAAAACGCAAAATGATCGAAGAATCCAATCGTGTGGTGCATTCGAAAAATGATGCATTACTTCAGTATTACGCGAGTATGATTCCAGAAGACGAAGATAAAAAATACTAA
- a CDS encoding DUF4442 domain-containing protein, whose translation MISTSWKKRFKVWLYNFYPPYIGAGIRIKEIAPDFSYFRSEMKLKFYNRNYVGVHFGGSLYSMCDPFFMLILLERLGSDYIVWDKAGNMIFVKPGMGKVIAEFRISDSEIQKIKEEIEVKKKGDYLFTTDVKNEAGEVVAKLEKTVYIRKRGRLPVQN comes from the coding sequence ATGATATCTACCTCTTGGAAAAAAAGATTCAAAGTTTGGTTGTATAACTTTTATCCTCCTTATATTGGAGCTGGGATTCGCATCAAAGAAATTGCGCCTGACTTTTCCTATTTTCGATCTGAGATGAAATTAAAATTTTATAATCGGAATTATGTGGGAGTTCATTTTGGTGGGTCTCTGTATTCCATGTGTGATCCATTTTTTATGTTAATTCTTTTGGAAAGACTCGGATCCGATTATATTGTTTGGGACAAAGCAGGTAATATGATCTTTGTAAAACCAGGAATGGGAAAGGTCATAGCTGAGTTTCGAATTTCTGATTCTGAAATCCAAAAAATTAAAGAAGAAATCGAAGTTAAGAAAAAGGGCGACTATCTATTCACAACCGATGTAAAAAATGAAGCAGGTGAAGTGGTCGCCAAACTAGAGAAGACAGTTTACATCCGTAAACGGGGAAGGCTCCCCGTTCAGAATTAG
- a CDS encoding PAS domain S-box protein, whose protein sequence is MDLNEFYFLAKLATQITDSKISLITTVDNNEPKPVAEYGILFDQIPRFVSFSWQFLDSKKDIVTFQNFEEEPGFQKNRQFLPDFPIQFFLGIPIIRNKKDGLVMGHLSIFDDKPKILNQSQIQLLTEITSRISDLICQKPIELPTDELILQGRNPGDEPLSLFGSSQAISEIQKLQKELRASETAFRGNFDNAAVGMALIDENGKWLKVNKRVCEIVGYTESELMQLTFQDITHPEDLNADLSYLEELVADKRKFYQMEKRYFHKNGNTVYIILAVSMVKTEEGKVNYFVSQIIDITEWKLVEQKLKIALAKNQAILDASTLVSIITTDAEGTITDFNNGAEKMLGYNSDELIGKFTPEILHIESEIESRSKLLTSEYNQTIEGFNVLVYNAKIGKPNTLEWIYKRKDGSTFPVLISITAMKQNEKISGYLGVALDISELKKAEAEIQSLLDITNEQNHRLKNFTNIVSHNLRSHSFGISGMMDILQKSYPDYFQNEMMQLLFGATENLKLTIEDLTAVIKVNLAQENYELIDIGQVVRKNIESLALQILESKLKIEVNLSSPLLVRGIPAYLDSIALNLMTNAIKYKANDRSSFLKISGAYKNKFVVIQFEDNGQGIDLKKHGDKLFGMYKTFHENREARGVGLFISKNQIETMGGKIEVESTVGTGTKFTVFLPYE, encoded by the coding sequence TTGGATCTAAATGAATTTTATTTTTTGGCAAAACTGGCAACTCAGATTACTGATTCAAAAATTTCGCTGATCACAACTGTTGATAACAATGAACCAAAGCCTGTTGCGGAGTATGGAATTTTGTTCGATCAAATTCCAAGGTTTGTTTCTTTTTCTTGGCAGTTTTTAGATTCAAAAAAGGATATTGTTACTTTTCAGAACTTCGAAGAGGAACCAGGTTTTCAAAAGAATCGGCAGTTTTTACCAGACTTCCCAATTCAGTTCTTTCTTGGGATTCCCATCATTCGGAACAAAAAAGACGGTTTGGTTATGGGTCACCTTTCGATTTTTGATGATAAACCCAAAATCTTGAATCAATCACAGATTCAGTTGCTTACAGAAATTACATCACGAATATCAGACTTAATTTGCCAAAAGCCCATTGAATTGCCCACCGATGAATTGATTTTACAAGGCAGAAATCCTGGTGACGAACCATTGTCTTTATTTGGATCAAGCCAGGCCATTTCAGAAATTCAAAAGTTACAAAAGGAACTTAGAGCCAGTGAAACTGCGTTTCGCGGAAACTTTGACAATGCGGCCGTTGGGATGGCTCTTATTGATGAAAATGGGAAATGGCTTAAGGTCAACAAAAGGGTTTGTGAAATCGTAGGTTATACCGAATCGGAACTGATGCAGTTAACCTTTCAAGATATCACTCATCCTGAGGATCTGAATGCAGATTTAAGTTATCTGGAAGAACTTGTCGCTGACAAACGAAAGTTTTACCAAATGGAAAAAAGATATTTTCATAAAAATGGAAATACCGTGTACATCATTTTGGCAGTTTCGATGGTAAAAACAGAGGAAGGAAAAGTTAATTATTTTGTTTCACAGATCATTGATATCACTGAATGGAAGTTAGTTGAACAAAAGTTAAAAATAGCATTAGCAAAAAACCAAGCCATTTTAGATGCCAGTACGCTTGTTTCCATTATTACTACCGATGCAGAAGGAACTATCACCGATTTTAATAATGGTGCAGAAAAAATGTTGGGGTATAATTCTGATGAGTTGATTGGAAAGTTTACACCAGAAATCCTTCATATCGAAAGTGAAATAGAAAGTCGTTCTAAATTACTAACAAGTGAATATAATCAAACCATTGAAGGTTTTAATGTTTTGGTCTATAATGCAAAAATAGGAAAACCCAACACTCTCGAATGGATTTATAAAAGGAAAGATGGATCCACCTTTCCAGTACTTATCTCCATTACTGCTATGAAACAAAATGAAAAAATCTCAGGTTACTTAGGTGTCGCTCTAGATATTTCTGAATTAAAAAAAGCGGAAGCGGAAATCCAGTCTTTACTAGATATCACAAATGAGCAGAACCATCGACTGAAAAATTTTACTAACATTGTATCTCATAATTTGCGATCTCACAGTTTTGGAATCAGTGGAATGATGGATATATTACAAAAATCATATCCCGATTACTTTCAAAATGAGATGATGCAATTGTTATTTGGAGCCACTGAAAATCTAAAACTAACCATCGAAGACCTTACCGCAGTGATTAAGGTGAATCTGGCCCAAGAAAATTATGAATTGATCGATATTGGTCAGGTGGTTCGGAAAAATATCGAAAGTTTAGCCTTACAAATTTTAGAATCAAAATTAAAAATTGAAGTGAACCTCTCATCGCCACTATTGGTGCGAGGGATCCCTGCCTATTTGGATAGCATTGCGCTAAATCTAATGACCAATGCTATTAAATACAAAGCGAATGACCGAAGTAGTTTTTTAAAGATATCTGGGGCATATAAAAACAAATTTGTTGTGATCCAATTTGAAGATAACGGCCAAGGAATTGACCTAAAAAAACACGGTGATAAACTGTTCGGCATGTATAAGACTTTTCATGAAAATAGAGAGGCCAGAGGAGTCGGATTATTTATTTCAAAAAATCAAATAGAAACGATGGGAGGAAAAATAGAGGTTGAAAGTACCGTAGGAACCGGTACAAAGTTTACTGTATTTTTGCCCTATGAATAA
- a CDS encoding AEC family transporter, with amino-acid sequence MENFLLLGVCFGLGLFFRRLPQFPETTPKVLNGFILFISLPALVLYHVHELKVDVTSLLPSSMPWLIFGVAVVFFLGLYKLGFLKFHTAVCLVLTAGFGNTSFVGFPLLETYLGKGSLGYGILADQLGTFMVLSFPGIILASVAMDGNWNFKTLIKRVLGFAPIYALFVAIITRQFVYPEAIKLVLLRLGDTLTPLALVSVGFMLDLRTIAGHGKVLALGLGFKLLFAPLLVYWVYSPLKEDVLLYQTIVLESAMAPMVTSTVITIEKNISPHLASLMLGIGIPISFGTTYVLNFLLKGNYI; translated from the coding sequence ATGGAAAATTTTTTACTATTGGGAGTTTGTTTTGGGTTGGGGTTGTTTTTTCGAAGGCTTCCCCAATTTCCTGAAACCACTCCCAAAGTGTTAAACGGATTCATTCTTTTTATCTCATTGCCAGCTCTTGTATTGTACCATGTACACGAATTAAAGGTGGATGTTACTTCACTTTTGCCTTCCTCCATGCCATGGTTAATCTTTGGAGTTGCTGTTGTTTTTTTTCTTGGTTTATACAAACTTGGTTTTTTGAAATTTCATACGGCAGTTTGTTTGGTATTAACGGCTGGATTTGGAAACACTTCCTTTGTTGGATTCCCCTTACTCGAAACCTATTTAGGAAAAGGATCGCTCGGGTATGGAATTTTGGCTGATCAACTCGGAACCTTTATGGTTTTAAGTTTTCCTGGAATCATTTTGGCTTCTGTTGCGATGGATGGAAATTGGAATTTTAAAACACTGATCAAACGAGTGTTGGGATTTGCTCCCATCTATGCATTGTTTGTTGCCATAATCACTCGTCAATTTGTTTATCCTGAGGCTATCAAACTGGTTTTACTTCGTTTGGGAGATACTCTCACCCCACTTGCTCTTGTTTCTGTAGGATTTATGTTGGATCTAAGAACCATTGCAGGTCATGGAAAAGTATTGGCCTTAGGACTTGGATTCAAACTCCTATTCGCTCCTTTGCTCGTATATTGGGTTTATTCACCCTTAAAAGAGGATGTTCTTCTTTACCAAACCATTGTTTTAGAATCGGCAATGGCTCCCATGGTCACTTCCACAGTCATTACAATTGAAAAAAATATTTCCCCTCATTTAGCAAGCCTTATGTTAGGAATTGGAATTCCTATATCCTTTGGCACAACGTATGTTCTCAACTTTTTGTTGAAAGGAAACTATATTTGA
- a CDS encoding SLC13 family permease — translation MIRAGIVFSSLSVIPALFGWYQIWLGLTPPQEINLAIALLVSFLWVTELLPLYVTGFLVLFLELVWLLPAWGPGAPKTITFLSCYFSETILLFLGGFVISSAITSYGLDLAIARFVIQKTKGSAFLLVLSLGFATSFLSCFMNNTATAAMMLGLVSSMMKSLEENNPLRKSLLFVVPFSANLGGIGTPVGTLPNVIGIGYLQEKGLEIGFLNWMGFGFPVFILSVLALAILLYIVYLKHDNSGNSLSSIQVGETNASISKRDRSFSLAIIIITILGWITSDLHGFSNGTVALFPVIVFFGFRLLDLQEFRNLSWDVLILMGGGIALGKAFEETGLAKHFVELFMLGDFGQLGLFLFFSILSLGLSCFLSNTSVANLILPITMGLPVDLIMPAAIGATIGASLAMPLPVSTPPNALAFSYGGIRSFEMLKVGGIISIVAWTFFVTIGGFILHISGIVDFSKF, via the coding sequence ATGATTCGAGCTGGTATTGTATTTTCAAGTCTATCCGTGATTCCTGCCCTATTTGGCTGGTATCAAATCTGGCTCGGTCTCACTCCTCCGCAAGAGATCAATTTGGCCATTGCCTTACTTGTTTCTTTTCTTTGGGTGACGGAGCTCCTTCCTCTCTATGTTACGGGGTTTTTAGTTCTTTTTTTGGAACTCGTCTGGTTACTTCCTGCTTGGGGGCCAGGTGCTCCAAAAACGATTACTTTCCTTTCTTGTTATTTTTCAGAGACCATTTTACTATTCTTAGGTGGGTTTGTGATCTCATCGGCCATTACCTCTTACGGATTGGATTTAGCCATTGCTAGATTTGTGATCCAAAAAACCAAAGGTTCAGCCTTTCTTTTGGTTCTTTCTTTAGGTTTTGCCACTTCCTTTTTATCCTGCTTTATGAACAATACTGCCACAGCAGCTATGATGCTCGGACTCGTTTCTTCTATGATGAAATCTTTGGAAGAGAACAATCCTTTAAGAAAGTCACTATTATTCGTCGTTCCCTTCTCTGCCAACCTAGGTGGGATCGGAACACCAGTAGGAACCCTTCCTAATGTGATTGGGATCGGTTATTTACAAGAAAAGGGTTTGGAAATTGGATTTTTGAACTGGATGGGTTTTGGTTTTCCCGTATTCATTCTCTCCGTTTTGGCACTTGCTATACTATTGTACATAGTGTACTTGAAACACGACAATTCTGGAAATTCTCTCTCTTCCATCCAAGTTGGTGAAACAAATGCTTCTATTTCTAAAAGAGATCGTTCCTTTTCTTTGGCAATCATCATCATCACAATCTTGGGATGGATCACTTCCGACCTACATGGGTTTTCCAATGGAACGGTGGCTCTATTTCCAGTGATTGTATTTTTTGGATTTCGACTTTTGGACTTACAAGAATTTCGTAATTTGTCTTGGGATGTTCTCATTCTTATGGGCGGTGGGATTGCACTGGGAAAAGCCTTTGAAGAAACTGGCCTTGCAAAACATTTTGTCGAATTATTTATGTTAGGTGATTTTGGCCAATTGGGTTTATTTTTATTCTTCTCTATTCTTTCACTGGGACTTTCTTGTTTTTTAAGTAACACAAGTGTCGCCAATTTGATTCTCCCGATCACCATGGGTTTACCAGTCGATCTCATTATGCCGGCAGCCATTGGTGCAACGATCGGTGCTTCTCTCGCGATGCCACTTCCGGTTTCCACACCTCCAAATGCTTTGGCCTTCAGTTATGGCGGCATCCGAAGTTTTGAGATGTTAAAGGTTGGTGGAATCATTTCGATCGTTGCTTGGACCTTTTTTGTCACGATCGGGGGCTTTATTTTACACATATCTGGAATTGTCGATTTTTCTAAGTTTTAA
- a CDS encoding CAP domain-containing protein produces the protein MKFFRNLDPSTIQIRTFVFLLLFSSFTFVCKTPEVKKAPVVEVKKPEPVEKVVEQQDPNLAFLESIEDGRELPESDKWKVEQYDVFTEDTFPSYGPANATIDFSKVDYPLLNAAVFYVSSKERKSLGLRPFKYSERCEQAAFGHAQDMVTYDFYSHTSTVNGKETLRDRLDLVGITDTYSAENIINSFGIQYQGGRAVFTPTQNGGPFFSYTKAGAPIPNHTYLSLAKAVVETWFNSPGHRKNILNPEFTYMGAGTSFYKDKKFYDIDKVKAVQVFTAKP, from the coding sequence ATGAAATTTTTTAGAAATCTAGACCCTTCCACAATTCAAATTCGAACATTTGTTTTCCTACTCCTTTTTAGCTCCTTTACTTTTGTTTGTAAAACACCGGAAGTCAAAAAAGCACCTGTTGTAGAAGTGAAAAAACCTGAACCTGTGGAAAAGGTTGTAGAACAACAAGATCCCAACTTAGCTTTTTTAGAGAGCATTGAAGATGGTCGTGAATTACCAGAGTCTGATAAATGGAAAGTAGAGCAGTATGATGTTTTTACAGAAGATACTTTTCCGTCCTATGGTCCTGCCAATGCAACTATCGATTTTTCAAAAGTCGATTATCCTTTATTAAATGCTGCTGTTTTCTATGTAAGTTCTAAAGAAAGAAAATCTCTTGGTCTTCGTCCTTTTAAATACTCAGAAAGATGCGAACAAGCGGCCTTTGGTCATGCACAAGACATGGTCACTTATGATTTTTATTCACATACAAGTACTGTGAATGGGAAAGAAACTTTACGGGATCGTTTGGATTTGGTGGGAATTACAGATACTTATTCAGCAGAAAATATCATCAACTCGTTTGGAATCCAATACCAAGGTGGTCGGGCAGTATTCACTCCAACTCAAAATGGGGGACCATTTTTTAGTTATACAAAAGCAGGAGCCCCGATTCCCAATCATACTTATTTAAGTTTGGCGAAGGCTGTGGTTGAAACTTGGTTTAATTCCCCAGGTCACAGAAAAAACATTCTCAATCCAGAGTTTACCTATATGGGTGCAGGAACTTCCTTTTATAAAGATAAAAAGTTTTATGATATAGATAAGGTGAAAGCTGTACAAGTATTCACAGCAAAACCTTAA
- a CDS encoding response regulator, with product MNKINLACVVEDDPVHLFLTKQVITLSGMVKQTVVCQNGKDAYDMLVSRISSSETLPDLILLDLNMPVWDGWQFLDEITSLSLDQKITIYIVTSSSNEDDIRRAEKYNLSDNYIVKPITLEKLKEIIYAMN from the coding sequence ATGAATAAAATTAATTTAGCCTGTGTTGTGGAAGATGATCCGGTTCACCTTTTTTTGACAAAACAAGTCATTACCCTCTCCGGAATGGTAAAACAAACTGTAGTTTGCCAAAATGGAAAAGACGCTTATGATATGCTTGTCTCTCGAATTTCTAGTTCGGAAACTTTACCTGATTTGATATTATTGGATTTAAACATGCCGGTTTGGGACGGTTGGCAATTTTTAGATGAAATCACTTCTTTATCTCTGGATCAAAAAATAACCATTTATATTGTCACTAGTTCTTCCAACGAGGATGACATAAGGCGAGCAGAGAAATACAATCTCAGCGACAATTACATTGTAAAACCCATTACATTAGAAAAACTAAAAGAAATTATTTACGCAATGAATTGA
- a CDS encoding DMT family transporter, whose product MNVKFLLLLILAMVSWGISWPIGKMIAGTVPVSVLVFWRFLATFLSVIPLLIVMRIPFLLKTGRDYWNVLIGGIIYTFYNQFFFMGLKNGLPGAGGVLVTTLNPIVTFFIVVLVQKKRISKRQVIGLFFGFLGGLVILQVWKISIDYLLLSGNLFFLLCSFVWAILSLNSQSTGKSMSPVTYSFYVYAVGSIIELLFCFNDPSFWKVWDEGFSFWASIFYLTVISTTFGTTVYFYAATRLGSEIASSFIFIVPLSAYLSSFLILDEVVQIPVIIGGSLAILAVYLINSKQKPKEPNL is encoded by the coding sequence TTGAACGTAAAATTTTTACTTTTACTCATACTGGCAATGGTATCTTGGGGAATCTCTTGGCCCATTGGTAAAATGATCGCAGGAACAGTTCCTGTTTCTGTTTTAGTGTTTTGGCGATTTCTAGCTACTTTCCTTTCCGTAATTCCACTTCTCATTGTTATGCGAATTCCTTTTTTACTCAAAACAGGAAGGGATTACTGGAATGTTCTCATTGGTGGGATCATTTATACTTTTTATAACCAGTTCTTTTTTATGGGTTTAAAAAACGGGCTTCCCGGAGCTGGCGGAGTTCTCGTCACCACTCTGAATCCCATCGTTACTTTTTTTATCGTTGTACTCGTACAAAAGAAACGAATCTCCAAACGCCAAGTCATCGGTTTGTTTTTTGGATTTCTGGGTGGGCTTGTGATTTTACAAGTTTGGAAGATCAGTATCGATTATTTATTGTTATCTGGTAATTTGTTTTTTCTGTTATGTTCTTTTGTTTGGGCCATCCTTTCTTTGAATAGCCAATCTACGGGAAAATCGATGTCTCCTGTTACTTATAGTTTTTATGTATATGCAGTTGGATCGATCATTGAGTTATTGTTTTGTTTTAATGACCCAAGTTTTTGGAAGGTATGGGATGAAGGATTTTCCTTCTGGGCTTCTATCTTTTACTTAACAGTGATTTCGACCACTTTTGGAACCACGGTTTATTTTTACGCAGCAACAAGACTCGGTTCCGAGATAGCGAGTAGTTTTATCTTTATTGTTCCTCTTTCTGCTTATTTAAGTAGTTTTTTGATTTTGGATGAGGTAGTTCAAATTCCTGTGATCATTGGAGGATCTTTAGCAATCCTTGCAGTATACTTGATCAATTCGAAACAAAAACCAAAGGAACCAAATCTTTAA